From a region of the Calliphora vicina chromosome 4, idCalVici1.1, whole genome shotgun sequence genome:
- the xit gene encoding probable dolichyl pyrophosphate Glc1Man9GlcNAc2 alpha-1,3-glucosyltransferase, producing the protein MDNNDSKLWPLFILTICVKMMLVPAYHSTDFEVHRNWLAITFNLPLKEWYYDETSQWTLDYPPFFAYFEWLLAQVAKYVDPKMLQLTNLNYASEECKYFQRISVMVMDLVFCLAVKRCLKSLAAMGVKVHKLSAEALLLFNVGLLFVDHIHFQYNGFLFGLLLLSISYMLEDRFLKGTFIFACLLNFKHIFLYTAPAFGIYLLRYYCLEAGKNPIFCVYKLLAVGLTPFVLAFAPFYQHLPQVLSRLFPFKRGLTHAYWAPNFWALYNTADKVAAKVLKVESSSFASSTSGLVQEYDHDVLPSVRPLATFFLTVLTMLPILWKLWTFAVKRDAKINFLRSIVICSACSFIFGWHVHEKAILMCLIPLCLLFFVSPTDAKYSFMLSAVGLFSLFPLLFHFDLLIIRYSSYLAYMGYMYTRYLYVHKDYPDMSLLEDCYIHGLVIIPIYEHLIGWLTGLNEKLPFLPLLMYSTYCAVGVLYSFIRYYIYALELKAISNTKTTTSKTKTKKLKNIETSSSATAWQHVKATSETGTLSQSVVKTKAKPVNQQKSKQKLKKHK; encoded by the exons ATGGATAATAACGACTCAAAGTTATGGCCATTATTTATATTGACGATCTGCGTCAAAATGATGCTAGTGCCGGCATA cCATTCCACAGATTTCGAGGTGCATCGAAATTGGTTGGCCATTACTTTCAATTTACCCTTAAAAGAATGGTACTACGACGAAACTAGTCAATGGACTTTGGATTATCCTCCCTTTTTTGCCTATTTTGAATGGCTGCTGGCCCAGGTGGCCAAATATGTGGATCCCAAAATGTTGCAACTCACTAACCTTAATTATGCCTCAGAGGagtgtaaatattttcaaagaataTCGGTTATGGTAATGGATTTAGTGTTTTGCTTGGCGGTAAAGCGTTGCCTAAAATCGTTGGCAGCGATGGGCGTAAAAGTGCACAAACTCTCGGCTGAAGCTCTTTTGTTGTTTAATGTGGGTTTGTTGTTTGTTGACCACATACATTTCCAGTATAATGGTTTTCTATtcggtttgttgttgttgagcaTAAGTTATATGCTGGAGGACCGTTTCCTGAAGGGTACTTTTATATTTGCCTgccttttgaattttaaacacatCTTTTTGTATACGGCTCCTGCTTTTGGCATTTATTTGTTAAGATACTATTGTTTGGAGGCCGGTAAAAATCCGatattttgtgtgtataaattACTGGCTGTGGGTTTGACTCCCTTTGTGTTAGCTTTTGCTCCATTTTATCAACATCTACCACAAGTTTTAAGTCGTTTGTTTCCATTTAAACGTGGCTTGACACATGCCTATTGGGCTCCCAATTTTTGGGCTTTATACAATACAGCTGATAAGGTTGCGGCAAAAGTTCTGAAAGTGGAGTCTTCATCGTTTGCTTCATCTACTTCTGGTTTAGTGCAAGAATATGATCATGATGTTTTGCCTTCGGTGAGACCCTTGGCTACATTTTTTCTAACTGTGCTCACAATGTTGCCCATACTATGGAAATTGTGGACTTTTGCTGTTAAAAG agaCGCTAAAATCAACTTCCTTAGATCTATTGTCATTTGTTCAGCTTGTTCGTTTATATTTGGCTGGCATGTACATGAAAAGGCCATTCTAATGTGCCTAATACCACTGTG TTTGCTGTTCTTCGTCTCCCCCACAGATGCCAAATACTCCTTTATGCTCAGTGCTGTGGGTTTATTCTCTCTCTTCCCCCTACTCTTTCACTTTGATTTGTTGATCATACGTTATTCTTCATATCTGGCTTATATGGGTTACATGTATACACGTTATCTATACGTACACAAAGACTATCCCGATATGAGTCTTTTGGAGGACTGCTATATACATGGCCTAGTGATTATACCCATATATGAGCATCTGATTGGTTGGCTAACGggtttaaatgaaaaacttcCCTTCTTACCATTGCTCATGTACTCAACGTATTGTGCCGTTGGTGTTTTATATTCTTTCATACGTTATTATATATATGCATTAGAACTTAAGGCTATCTCTAACACTAAGACTACAACATCTAAGACtaaaactaaaaagttaaaaaatattgagacTTCCTCCTCTGCAACTGCATGGCAACATGTTAAGGCGACCTCTGAAACTGGGACTCTGTCACAGAGCGTAGTAAAGACAAAGGCGAAACCTGTGAACCAGCAGAAGTCGAAGCAGAAGCTGAAGAAGCATAAATAA
- the LOC135957680 gene encoding matrilysin-like, which translates to MLKTSTFTIILIVFILKVIAGLPIGSRDGIEIPPPEVLKFMRRFGYLDQNPDDSEALYHESAIVEAIKNIQKYGALNQTGRLDALTLDLFTKPRCGVPDIEGKPYYLRQQPVIAAKQNSLRPRTKRFIFGAKTWSKRNIKYLIGNWSLKIPREQVERDIARALNVWSQYSNLKFHRVDDTSADIIIGFGARYHGDNYPFDGSGNILAHAFYPYEMGSWGGDVHFDEDENWKENSTDLATGVDFYTVVLHELGHSLGLAHSPVFNSIMFPYYKGPEHNVLDYDDTLAMYNAYCSK; encoded by the exons ATGTTGAAAACTTCAACatttactattattttaatagtttttatattaaaagttatAGCTGGACTGCCCATAGGATCCAGAGATGGCATAGAAATACCACCACCGGAAGTG cttaaatttatgAGACGCTTTGGCTACTTGGATCAAAATCCCGATGACTCAGAGGCCTTGTACCATGAAAGTGCCATAGTGGAAgccattaaaaatatacaaaaatatggtGCCTTAAATCAAACGGGTAGACTTGATGCTCTAACTTTAGAT CTGTTTACTAAACCCCGTTGTGGTGTACCCGATATTGAAGGCAAGCCATATTATCTAAGACAACAACCAGTCATTGCTGCTAAACAGAATAGTCTCAGGCCGAGAACGAAACGTTTTATCTTTGGTGCAAAAACTTGGAGCAAAAGGAATATCAAATATTT AATCGGCAATTGGTCCCTAAAAATACCACGCGAGCAAGTCGAAAGAGATATAGCACGAGCCTTAAATGTGTGGTCACAATACAGTAACCTGAAATTTCATCGAGTGGATGACACTTCGGCCGATATAATTATCGGTTTTGGGGCACGTTATCACGGAGACAA TTATCCCTTCGATGGTTCCGGCAATATACTGGCTCATGCCTTCTATCCCTACGAAATGGGGTCCTGGGGCGGTGATGTCCACTTCGATGAGGATGAAAATTGGAAAGAAAATTCCACAGATCTGGCCACAGGTGTGGATTTCTATACAGTGGTTTTGCATGAATTGGGTCACAGTTTGGGTTTGGCTCATTCGCCGGTCTTCAATTCGATCATGTTTCCCTATTACAAAGGACCCGAGCACAATGTCCTGGACTATGATGATACTTTGGCCATGTATAATGCCTACTGTAG taaataa